The genomic region aggtACTGTTTGgaatacatttatttttttgggaGAAAATTCCTTTTAAGTTCATAAGAagtacataattttttgatcgaattcttttaaaatcaTAAAGTCGAGCTAAAATATGGCTATCAAAAATCTgagaaagaaaataaagaatggATAAATATGTcaaatttttgtaaatgtattataaatatatcgaTTTATAGAGAAAGTATGCATGTTTATgaatgatgaaataaaattatttattattaaaatttttatattgctTACAGAGTTGAAATAGGTAACGTCAACGTGTgtgtctttttttttaatggtATATCCGGATAAGTTAACAAATTTGTTCTTAAGTTCTTCTTCAAAATTACAGCCAAGttttaatgaatatacAATTTCTAAGAgtgtatgtatatttttttctatgttattattaacatCACTCATATTTgttgaaatatatactattataGTTGTGTCTTTTGATATctggaaaataaatataaaatatataatgtttatattacgatataatatatgaaaaataatatttatgaattgaaaaaaataatacattgCTTACTTCAACTCttttgaataaataatgaaaacatATTACAGATGAATTGGAAGCACTCACATAACATTGTTGTATCATCATTAAATTTGGATTATATACGCGAACAACCTGTcctgaaaaataataattttcatacagataaattaaaatattataaaatttgcaaaatgaaagataaaaatctaataatataaaaatttggaATATGTAGAattataacaatatattaaattggTTAATTAGTTAACTggttcatttattatttgattttgtttatttacCATTAAGAAATTTGTGATCGATATTTTGGGGGTTATTGGGGTCCCATAgcatgttttttatttcatcgtactaatgaaaacaaaaaatatatgtatattcatagatataatagtaatttttttattctaattaaattttataagataaaaaatatgtatgttAGTTTATACCTTATCTGGATTTTCAATCGTAATATTAAGTTTTCCAATGTCCGCATCGTCTTGTtttttagtatatatatctgCATTATTATAGTTAAAATGATTTTGGTAACCAACTGTAGTTTCAATTTGTTTCTGTAAAAGAGTTACAGCTTcgttcatatattttgtcACTTTTTTAGTTTCTTCAGGATCGTTACATAATAGGtacttattattttcatacaTTTCATCGAAGCTATCACTGATCGAAATGATATCATTTTTActtttggaaaaaaaaagaaccAAAATGCATTTATAAGAtggaatttttattattaaaacattATTCAGGTGTATATTTACAcgagtatatatatatataacaattccatatatagtatatggatatgtataaattttttccatattgTATTACTCATCGTTGTCAGGATTAACACTGTCTGTAGTAGCCTTGCCTAGAGTAGCATTTTCtgcaatattttttgttctaATATGTTTGTCTAAACCAGACTTTTGGGGTTTAGATTGTTTACAAGCAAATGCTCGTAAAATAACTATTAATATAGCTGACATTCTTTGAGCCAATCTAACTAAAACggatttgtttatttttttatcggTTTGAACAGGGTTATTTGTTGGAATATCTTTTGTTGGAATATCTTTTGTTGGAATATCTTTTGTTGGAATATCTTTTGTTGGAATATCTTTTGTTGGAATATCTTTTGTTGGAATATCTTTTGTTGGAATATCTTTTGTTGGAATATCTTTTTTTGGAGTAAAATTGACTAAAGAAGGTTCATTGGCAAAGGCTTTATTGCTTGCACACATATACAagcttaaaaaaaaaaaaaataccttaatgtttcttttattcattttaggcttggtaaataaaaaacaaaaacaaaaaaattgaaaacaaaaaaaatggaaactAAAAAGGTTGCATTAAATTAGAATTGAACCAAGAGGATgtcaaaaaaatgataaaaaataatcacttaaaaaataaatttaaatgataaagttataaattatctgtttaaagataaatttatataatcttAATTGTTTAATTTGTGTGATTTAATACatgtttaattatatattttttttaaatgggTTCATTACAAggcaataaaaaaacttaattatcacaaataatgaatttaaaaattaatgcgATTTTGATTTCTTGGTATTATaagattttaaaaaatggttttaattaatataatatttttataagttccattatggatatatataagttttTGATCTTATAATTCATTAAGCTAAAATAAGAactaaaatttataaaatatcatatatatgatattaaTATAGCTTATATCACCATACACATCGAATCAATATTATGCGCTACCATATTGTATGTCATctaatagaaaaattattatttaaaatataaagaggaatgagtataaaaaatatgttaacTTGAATGCAAAATgtgatatatatgatttgtaagtcaataaaaatgtgtatTGTTAGTAGTATTgatggatatatattttttcaaattaatgcgcagtataaaatatattttttatatagcaaaatactatataaatataaaataaaatgattaaggcacaaaaaaataatgaagtATAAGTTATAAAGGATGTCATGGATATttatacacaaaaaaatatctttatgtttaattataatttactCGATAGTGGAGTGGTGAAGAGCTAGGATGTTGTTAAgggttttattttttatggtgtatttgatttatttgattgtatatgcaattttttattaaaaaaaagtgtgTGAATCATACAcacaatttattaatatttaatttatgattaaatatgtaaataaaaaatgcgAATACATGTTAATATAAAGGAATAACATATCGAACAAAATTCCATAAGTTATAATGGATACATTTATAGTGCTAAGCATAATCAAATACATGTAGAGCTGccattatattaaaaagggtgaataaattatatgatataaactttcataaaacaaaaaaagatgTTTTGTGATGGCAATTTAAAATAAGCATGGTGTATGAAagtaatttaattttattaatatggTATTTCAATATTAAAGTGATAAAGAACATTATGTGGGGTATAcgtttattatttaaaactattttttaataaatcgATCAAATatagcatattttttactctAAATTGTTTGTCACAAAAATCTTTTGGAAAGGAGTCACCATTATGAATCTAcggaaaaagaaaagaatgaatagaaatataaaataggTCAATTTGTTTGTAGATGaatagaaatattaaaatatggCAAATTATAGAAAAGGTATATATCTttgataatgataaaataaaattattatgttattataatttttatattgctTACAGAGTTGACGTATGTAACACGAACACTGtcgcttttttttttaacgaTAATTCCAGATAAATTAACAAAcaattttgttttgttttccATTTGGTCATATTCGTTCGCATAAACATCAATATTTAATGAATTTGCACTTTCTACAATagtgtttttatatttttcggTATCGAACTCGTTGTGGTCATCTATATCTACTGATGTTTGAACAAACATTGTTATGTCTTCTGATACCtacaaaattaatacaaatgtatttgaatttgaataaattgtgtaaatatgaaaaatatgatatatagAGGGGTAAATGAAAAGAAGTTTTCCTTACTTGAATATCTGCAGATAAAACAAAACTATATCCACAGAATGGTGTGGTTCGGCTTTCATAACTATTATACATCAATGataaatttgaataatattCGTGAACcaatttttctaaaaaaaattataatttttcatcatgtaagttaatatattacaaaaaatgacaTATGACGGATGAAAAATGGTagcatataaaattaaaaaataaaacaatgaatataacatgagagtaataataataataataataataataataatatattaaaatgcttaattgattatttttcatataccCGTAAAATCGAAGTTATCCATATAGGGAATGCCTCTAAATGtgtaaaacatttttactatttctTCATACTAATGgcaacaaaaaataatatatggatatatataataattatatttttttatttgaacttaattttataacataaaaaaatatgtttctTATTTCGCACATTATCTGGATTGGGGATCACAAGATGGAATctttcaaattttattcCGTTGTCTTCCGTAAAACATAAAGATAACTCTTCATTGCCAACATAATAATGATTATAAccattattaaaattagaATGGTATTTTAAGCGATATACAGCTTCGTCCATAATTTCCGTTACTTTTTTGATTTCTTCAGGATCAGTGCACACTTGTGATTTCCCATTTTTAAGACTTATACTCGAACTACTATTGATCAAAgtgaaattatttttaatttgtaaaaaaaaggattaatatatttataaaatggTATATTAACGATCAAATTGGCATGCAAATGTTTATTTGGGaaaatatgtacataatattctcatatataatacaaacaTATCCACAGTTATATCCCGTGtggttatatatattatgtacatatgtatattttcttaCGCAAATTTTGGTAGATCAAAATTAGATGATACAAGTTTAAGCGTAGAATCAATATCTgtactattattttgtgaAACATCATTGGATGAAATAGTTTCTTGCAAAGTAGTATTAACTAAAACCTTTTCATCTTCGTTTATAGTATCGCTACTTGAAGCATGTTCTATTGCAAAACATTTATCACTTAGGTATAGAAACAAGTTTacagcaaaaaaaaatttttctatatgtattttaaCCATTGTCTGAGTtgattaataaaatataaaaaatatatttattgttttaaaaattaaaaattaaaaatttgcataaatataattaaattcaaaataaataattttctacaataaagtataaaaggttaatatttaaatagtaAAGTGTATGCTTTTATCAGATTTATAagtttaatatattttatatttaattcaaTTAAAAAACGTCAATAACAGAAGCTTTTGTAAATAATGAGTACaaaaacattattattcataatatCATTAACATTATAGtatctaaaaataaataaatttaattatattatataaattatatttttaatatatagcATTATGAATGCcccaattttatatttttataattaagctaaatttaaaatttataaaacacCACAT from Plasmodium berghei ANKA genome assembly, chromosome: 8 harbors:
- a CDS encoding erythrocyte membrane associated protein 1, which encodes MVKIHIEKFFFAVNLFLYLSDKCFAIEHASSSDTINEDEKVLVNTTLQETISSNDVSQNNSTDIDSTLKLVSSNFDLPKFASSSISLKNGKSQVCTDPEEIKKVTEIMDEAVYRLKYHSNFNNGYNHYYVGNEELSLCFTEDNGIKFERFHLVIPNPDNYEEIVKMFYTFRGIPYMDNFDFTEKLVHEYYSNLSLMYNSYESRTTPFCGYSFVLSADIQVSEDITMFVQTSVDIDDHNEFDTEKYKNTIVESANSLNIDVYANEYDQMENKTKLFVNLSGIIVKKKSDSVRVTYVNSIHNGDSFPKDFCDKQFRVKNMLYLIDLLKNSFK
- a CDS encoding fam-a protein codes for the protein MNKRNIKVFFFFLSLYMCASNKAFANEPSLVNFTPKKDIPTKDIPTKDIPTKDIPTKDIPTKDIPTKDIPTKDIPTKDIPTNNPVQTDKKINKSVLVRLAQRMSAILIVILRAFACKQSKPQKSGLDKHIRTKNIAENATLGKATTDSVNPDNDDKNDIISISDSFDEMYENNKYLLCNDPEETKKVTKYMNEAVTLLQKQIETTVGYQNHFNYNNADIYTKKQDDADIGKLNITIENPDKYDEIKNMLWDPNNPQNIDHKFLNGQVVRVYNPNLMMIQQCYVSASNSSVICFHYLFKRVEISKDTTIIVYISTNMSDVNNNIEKNIHTLLEIVYSLKLGCNFEEELKNKFVNLSGYTIKKKDTHVDVTYFNSIFDSHILARLYDFKRIRSKNYVLLMNLKGIFSQKNKCIPNSTFLLS